In Raphanus sativus cultivar WK10039 unplaced genomic scaffold, ASM80110v3 Scaffold2035, whole genome shotgun sequence, one genomic interval encodes:
- the LOC108846379 gene encoding histone H1.2-like, whose translation MSAEEETLPTNVESGDAEVASEKQPTAKGGKAKITKEVKAMTKAPKKKTSSSHPTYEEMIKDAITTLKERTGSSQYAIQKFIEEKEKSLPPTFRKLLLVNLKRLVAAEKLVKVKGSFKLSSAKPAASAPVNKEPEAKASKKPAAAKPKAKERPIKASRTSSRTSPEKKAADAETAVVAAEKKDLPAKREFINWTFPYL comes from the exons atgtcGGCAGAGGAAGAAACCCTCCCAACAAACGTTGAATCAGGAGATGCTGAAGTGGCGAGTGAGAAGCAACCAACAGCGAAAGGTGGTAAGGCAAAGATCACGAAGGAAGTTAAGGCTATGACAAAGGCTCCGAAGAAGAAGACTTCTTCATCTCACCCTACTTACGAAGAG ATGATTAAAGATGCAATCACGACGTTGAAGGAGAGGACCGGATCTAGCCAATACGCGATTCAGAAGTTCatagaggagaaggagaagtcTCTTCCTCCTACCTTCAGGAAGCTTCTCCTCGTCAATCTCAAGAGGCTCGTCGCTGCTGAGAAGTTGGTTAAGGTCAAAGGATCTTTCAAACTTTCTTCTGCTAAACCGGCGGCGTCTGCGCCGGTTAACAAGGAACCAGAAGCTAAAGCATCTAAGAAACCTGCAGCAGCAAAGCCCAAGGCGAAGGAGAGACCTATTAAAGCATCAAGGACTTCTAGTAGAACATCTCCAGAGAAGAAGGCTGCTGATGCCGAGACAGCTGTTGTTGCGGCTGAGAAGAAGGATCTTCCGGCTAAGAGAGAGTTTATTAATTGGACCTTCCCTTATCTCTAA